One genomic segment of Hordeum vulgare subsp. vulgare chromosome 2H, MorexV3_pseudomolecules_assembly, whole genome shotgun sequence includes these proteins:
- the LOC123425715 gene encoding probable serine/threonine-protein kinase abkC: MLRLLSVGERLLTAGTNRQATRFSQSRHGSGYYATVRDNGLSTRRNIPPVFSRMFSHYKDIVRKKIEDHNYRKRLSRGYGSLRVAVSNSSARQQAQLTLKRPSHIYSYSGPRFPFLSRAACALTLSLTRSHIIPGVMALAFGKMALSQPVLADSRPYMPKMEGIVMKTRDTGDLLSAMVRSVWEGITLFIRAVHLAFLFFPATALAPFADSLSIEFRRRWLSLVRRTLEKAGPAFIKWGQWAATRPDLFPSDLCVELAKLHSGAPVHGFAYSKASIEKAFGRKLSEIFESFEENPVASGSIAQIHRATLKDRPDSNLTKKKKRDQYTVKHVAVKVRHPGVGESIKKDFLLINFMAKVSNAVPGLSWLRLDESVRQFAVFMMSQVDLSREASNLHRFRHNFRRWRHVSFPEPLYPLVHPAVLIESFENGESVARFVDETEGNSRMKKDLAHIGTYAFLKMLLEDNFIHADMHPGNILVRLNESKNKRKTFFRSKPHIVFLDVGMTAELSVADRDNLKQFFKAVAVRDGRTAAKCTLKLSENQNCPNPAAFTEELDKTFTFWGTPEGDVFHPVECMHQLLDTVRRHKVNIDGNICTVMVTILVLEGWQRKLDPRFDIMETLKTLLIEKEVKQPPDYFG, encoded by the exons ATGCTGCGCCTACTGTCGGTCGGCGAGAG GCTGTTGACAGCCGGAACAAACAGGCAGGCGACCCGTTTTTCCCAATCGAGGCACGGCAGTGGTTACTACGCAACAGTGAGGGACAAtggcttgtcaacaaggcgaaatATCCCACCCGTCTTCTCTAGAATGTTCTCACATTACAAGGACATTGTCAGAAAGAAAATTGAGGATCACAACTATAGAAAAAGGCTTTCCAGAGGCTACGGTTCCCTCCGTGTGGCAGTGTCAAATTCATCCGCAAGACAGCAAGCCCAATTGACATTGAAGCGGCCCAGTCATATATACTCGTATAGTGGTCCCCGGTTCCCATTCCTGAGCCGAGCAGCCTGTGCTCTCACTTTGTCCTTAACGAGATCACATATCATCCCTGGGGTCATGGCTTTAGCTTTTGGGAAGATGGCATTGTCACAGCCTGTCCTGGCAGACTCACGGCCATATATGCCCAAAATGGAAGGCATTGTCATGAAGACACGAGATACTGGCGATTTGTTGTCAGCCATGGTTAGGTCAGTCTGGGAGGGTATCACTTTGTTTATAAGAGCAGTTCATTTGGCATTCCTCTTCTTCCCTGCAACTGCATTAGCTCCATTTGCTGATAGTCTCAGTATAGAATTTAGAAGAAGGTGGCTTTCTCTTGTACGTCGTACCCTTGAAAAGGCGGGGCCAGCATTCATTAAGTGGGGTCAATGGGCCGCAACTCGCCCTGATCTGTTTCCAAGTGATCTCTGTGTGGAGCTTGCAAAGCTTCACAGCGGAGCTCCGGTGCATGGCTTTGCTTACAGCAAAGCTTCCATTGAGAAGGCATTTGGCCGTAAGctatctgaaatatttgaaagttTTGAAGAGAATCCTGTAGCTTCTGGAAGCATTGCACAAATACATCGGGCCACATTAAAAGATCGTCCTGACTCGAACttgaccaaaaaaaagaaaagagatcaATATACTGTAAAGCATGTTGCAGTTAAGGTGAGGCATCCTGGTGTGGGGGAATCAATCAAGAAAGACTTTTTACTCATCAATTTTATGGCGAAAGTTTCGAATGCTGTCCCTGGATTGAGCTGGCTAAGGCTGGATGAGAGTGTCCGCCAGTTTGCCGTTTTCATGATGTCTCAAGTTGACCTTTCTAGGGAAGCTTCTAATTTGCATCGTTTCAGACACAACTTCCGTAGATGGAGACATGTTTCATTCCCAGAACCATTGTACCCACTTGTCCATCCAGCAGTCCTCATCGAGTCATTTGAGAATGGAGAAAGTGTTGCTCGTTTTGTGGATGAAACTGAAGGAAATTCTCGGATGAAGAAGGACCTTGCCCACATTGGGACATATGCATTCTTGAAGATGCTTCTG GAGGACAATTTTATTCATGCGGATATGCACCCAGGAAACATTCTTGTCCGTTTAAACGAGagcaagaataagaggaaaacgtTTTTCAGATCTAAGCCCCATATTGTTTTTCTTGATGTTGGCATGACTGCTGAGCTCTCAGTAGCTGACCGTGATAACTTAAAACAATTCTTCAAGGCGGTTGCTGTCAGAGATGGTCGTACAGCTGCTAAGTGTAcgttaaaattatcagaaaaccaGAACTGTCCAAACCCAGCAGCCTTTACTGAG GAATTGGATAAGACATTTACGTTCTGGGGAACACCGGAGGGAGACGTATTTCATCCTGTCGAATGCAtgcatcaattgctcgacacagtTCGTCGCCACAAAGTCAACATTGATGGCAACATCTGTACTGTAATGGTGACCATTTTGGTTCTTGAG GGGTGGCAACGCAAGCTAGACCCACGCTTTGATATCATGGAAACACTGAAGACTCTACTAATAGAGAAGGAAGTTAAACAACCACCAGATTATTTTGGATAA